Proteins from one Caldilineales bacterium genomic window:
- a CDS encoding AzlD domain-containing protein has protein sequence MTPPFSLFLTILGMGLVTFLIRLLPILLVGRTQLPRWASQSLRYIPPAVLTAIIVPDLLLPGGVLDLSLANGRLVAGSVAALVAWRSRNVLLTVAAGMGVLWGLQWLM, from the coding sequence ATGACCCCACCCTTCTCACTGTTCCTCACCATCCTGGGCATGGGCCTGGTCACTTTCTTGATCCGCCTGCTGCCCATCCTTCTGGTTGGGCGGACGCAGCTGCCGCGCTGGGCCTCGCAGTCGCTGCGCTACATCCCGCCTGCCGTCTTGACCGCGATCATCGTCCCCGATCTGCTGCTGCCGGGCGGCGTCCTGGATCTGTCCCTGGCGAACGGACGCCTGGTTGCCGGTAGTGTGGCCGCTCTGGTTGCCTGGCGCAGTCGCAATGTCTTGCTGACGGTGGCAGCTGGGATGGGCGTGCTGTGGGGTCTGCAATGGCTGATGTAG